The following are from one region of the Hemitrygon akajei chromosome 6, sHemAka1.3, whole genome shotgun sequence genome:
- the LOC140729778 gene encoding ciliary microtubule associated protein 1A-like, with amino-acid sequence MSTGTWVGPWRPHRPRGQIAAYYSSPGPKYRLPGSTGFEQHDTTKFRSPAYSFGVPHARLTVDSSPGPTYLIPSLLTRRGRDGTPAYSLYSRPKEIRSFQTPGPGAYAPESSGRSAYSATPAFSIAGRTKGFRTDLSPGPAAYLLPSVLGPNIVTKASSANFSLSGRSKTGSFHEDLQKTPGPGAYRVTDTSVYKQKPPQFSILGRNQLPGDSTRKPGPGSHSPEKVVVNRNVAPAFSFGVKHSEYVAPVIIDAV; translated from the exons ATGAGCACAGGCACCTGGGTGGGACCCTGGAGGCCGCACCGACCCAGAGGGCAGATCGCAGCCTATTACAGTAGCCCCGGACCCAAGTACAGGCTGCCGGGATCCACGG GTTTCGAACAGCACGACACGACCAAGTTCCGATCTCCGGCATACAGTTTTGGTGTTCCTCATGCCCGCCTGACAGTGGACAGCTCCCCAGGGCCAACGTACCTCATCCCCTCCTTGCTCACCAGGAGGGGTAGGGACGGCACCCCTGCCTACTCCCTCTACAGCCGCCCCAAGGAGATCCGCTCCTTCCAGACGCCGGGACCAG GAGCCTATGCCCCCGAGAGCTCGGGACGTTCAGCCTACTCCGCAACCCCTGCATTCTCCATCGCTGGGAGAACCAAAGGCTTCAGGACTGACCTGTCACCGG GCCCTGCAGCCTACCTCCTGCCTTCTGTGCTGGGTCCAAACATTGTCACCAAAGCTTCTTCTGCCAACTTTTCTCTGAGTGGACGAAGCAAGACCGGCAGTTTCCATGAAGACTTACAGAAG ACCCCAGGACCAGGAGCATACAGAGTCACCGACACCAGTGTGTACAAGCAGAAACCTCCTCAGTTCAGTATCTTAGGTCGGAACCAGTTGCCCGGTGATTCAACAAGAAAACCGGGACCTGGCAGTCACAGTCCGGAAAAG GTTGTAGTCAACCGCAATGtagctcctgccttctcctttggTGTCAAGCATTCAGAATATGTGGCACCAGTAATCATTGATGCTGTGTAA